GCACAAGGCCGAGGTGAAAGCGATCGACGAGTGGGGCAACCGCCGCCTCGCCTACCCCATCGAGAAGGACCCGGAAGGTTACTACATCTTCTACACGGTCGAGATGGAGGCGGGCGAAGCCGCGCCCCTGGAAGCCGAGTTGCGCATCCGCGACAACGTGCGGCGTGTGCTCATCGTGCGCGACCGACCCGAGTGGAAGACCAAGAAGGGCTAGC
This genomic stretch from Oceanithermus profundus DSM 14977 harbors:
- the rpsF gene encoding 30S ribosomal protein S6 codes for the protein MPQYDVGIILNPNLEPTQLQLEKDMIQAALDKHKAEVKAIDEWGNRRLAYPIEKDPEGYYIFYTVEMEAGEAAPLEAELRIRDNVRRVLIVRDRPEWKTKKG